The genome window GACCTGCGTTCACATATTATTATAGTCGATCGACTTCGTCTGGTACTGCTTTTCATGACTCTATCCGAGACGAATCTTCGAATAATTATTTCAATAAGAACTATGGTGCAGGCTTATTAGTGTGTTGCCAGGTTCTAGTCCCTCTCAATTCAAGTCTTCAATTGATAGCAGAATATAGTCTGCTTGGTAGTTATGTATGGCAGAACTATGAGTCGAATTATAGTTATTCCTATTTTACATATAACCGCTTTACTTCATCGCGTCTTAGTCAACAAAGTAGTGATTCTCATGGTTGGCAATTTAGTTTAAACCGAGTTACTTTTGGCATAAAATATTCCTTCTAAATCTTGTGCCGCCTAACCAGCGGCTCAAGCTGACCGTATGAGCGTCGCCCGCCTACGTTATAAAGCAAACTTCGGCGGGCTTGTACGTTAAGCATGGCTGGCAGAGGTTCAGGTTCTTAATAATAAAATTATCAGAATGAACTTTTTCGTTTTGTGTATTTTGAAAGTTGGTCACGCGGCAGCTTAGCCGCCATCCGTTAGCCCGCAACTAAAAAAGGAGAAATATATGGCTATCATTTTAATTTCTGGATTTAGTAATTGGGGTAAAACAACAATTATAAAAGACATTTTTGCGCGATCGTATTTCAAATGGGGTCGTGTTTATCCAATTCCAAATGTAAACAACGCTGTATTTACTGTAGAGACAAGATCCAACGATGATTATTCAAAGGATACATATATTAGTGAATGGAAAGAACGCATCAAGTTCGCTCCACATCAACCTTATCATTTGTTTGGCGCTTTTTGTCCATCTCGTGAGAGAAAAAATAATAGTTATGATATTTTAACAAATCATCCTTTTGATCAGCATGGAGATATTCATCTCTTACATTTAGTGAGAAAGTGGGACCATCATGCCGAACTACGTATGACAGAAATACGTAACTATTTTTCTAGAATTAGGCATTTACATCATCATCTAATTGATGCGGATTTTAATGTCCAAGGTGATCCTGCGCGCCAAGTTTCAAGGGCACAACAGGCAATTACTATATTACAAAGTATATTTCCATAATAGTTGCGGGCTAACCAGGCACTCAAGCTGACGGTTGCCAGCTGGGTACGTTAAGCATGCCGTGCATAGGTTTTAGTCTTAATAATTTCTTTACCAGCGTGAACTCACTTCGTTGGGTGCATGTTGAAACTTTTCAGCGCCGCAGCTTAGCGCCAATCCGTTAGGCAGCCCCAAACTTAATATGGACAAACATTATGGCTATACCAGATTATCAAACAATCATGCTTCCTCTTCTGCAATTTGCCGGAGATGGAAAAGAGCATACACTCCGAGAGACCGTCGATAAATTATCTGATGTATTCGGATTAAGAACTGATGAACGAGAAGCGCTTCTTCCAAGTGGCCAGCAAACTGTTTTTCATAATCGAGTTGGTTGGGCGCGAACTTATATGAAGAAGGCTATGCTCCTCGAAGCTCCTCGCCGTTCTTTCTTCATTATTTCTAAACGAGGCAAAGAAGTATTGGCTTCTAATCCCAAACGAATTGATGCCGAGTTTCTTGATCAATTTGCAGAATTTAAGGAATTCAAATCGCTTCGTCATGAAAAAACAGAAGTGGAATTACCAACCACCAACGATACACCCGAAGAAGTTCTCGAAAGCGCATTCCTCAGTTTGCGTCAAAATCTTGCCAGCGATATTCTCCAGCAAATTAAATCTTGCCAACCTCGCCAATTCGAGAGAATGGTAGTTCAATTGCTTGTCGCAATGGGATATGGTGGCACTCTCAAGGACGCAGGCAAGGCTGTCGGCAAGTCAGGTGATGAGGGCATTGATGGAATCATCAAAGAAGATCGACTTGGACTTGATATTATTTATATTCAAGCCAAACGCTGGGAAGGTACTGTCAGTCGTCCCGAAATTCAAAAGTTTGCTGGTGCGCTGCAGGGCCAACGCGCAAGAAAAGGTATTTTCATCACCACCTCTGAGTTTTCCAAAGAGGCGCAAGAATATGTTGCCAAGATTGAAAGCAAAATTGTTTTAATCGACGGTCAACAGTTTGCTCAGTTTATGATCGATCATAACCTTGGTGTTACACCGGTAGCCAATTACGAAATTAAACGGATCGATTCTGATTATTTCACTGAAGAGTAATGGGGCTGCCTAACCAGGCGCTCAAGCTGACGGTTGCCAGCTGGGTACGTTAAACATGGCGAGCATAGGTTTTAGTCTTAATAATTTCTTTTTCAGCATGAACTCACTTCGCTGGGTGCATGTTGAAAATTATCAGCGCCGCAGCTTAGCGCCAGTCCGTTAGGCGGCAAAAGGAGAGAAGATGTCTGTTTATAATTTATCAGATAATGGGAAAAAACGAGTAAGGATGGAGTATTATCGTCTTTTGCTCCTTATCGTATTTCCATTAGTCATCATTCTCTTAATACCAACGTTTGCATTACTTTACCAACATGAACACACTATCTTCTCTTTAGAATTTATCGAACCTATTTTAATCTTATTGTCCGTCATTATTGTAAGCGTTCTTTTTGCAAGCTGGAATATACTTAGACAAGTCCAATCTCTTCAATTTACGATTAACGAGACATTAATTGTTCAAGAACAAATAGGTAAACCAACAAAGACAATTCTACGATCTGATGTAAGCCAATTAATTGAAGTGGAAGGTAAAGGAATTGAAGTAAGGTCTTCAGATATATCTGCGTCAATCTTTATTCCCAACGATGTTGAAAATGTAGATAGACTTAAATTAGAGATATATTCTTTAGCACCACTCACATCTGAACATAATCAACCTGATCGAAAAAAGCTCAAGTTGATATTAATAATATTTCCGTACGCAATATTACTCACCATCTATTATCTAACAGGAAATGCAATTCTTGGAATTATCCTTGGTCTTATGATAATTTTATCGATTATATATACACTTATTACCAAGGTTAGGTCGATGATTAATACGAGAAAGAAAGAATATTAAAAACCTTAACGGATAAAGCATTCATTTCAATATATTTCTTTTGCCGCCTAACCCGGCGCTCAAGCTGACCGGATGAGCGTGGGAGCAATTTACATTGCGAATGGTGGGTTGACGTTTTTATAATTAACTTTTCAGTACCTCTTTGGTTGAGTAAATTAAATTTGGTTTTCAGCGTTAACTTGTTTCGTTTAGTGCAATTTGAAAGTTGGTCACGCGGCAGCTTAGCCGCCAACCGTTAGGCCGCCATAAAAAGGAGCAATATGCAAAAA of Ignavibacteriales bacterium contains these proteins:
- a CDS encoding restriction endonuclease; translation: MAIPDYQTIMLPLLQFAGDGKEHTLRETVDKLSDVFGLRTDEREALLPSGQQTVFHNRVGWARTYMKKAMLLEAPRRSFFIISKRGKEVLASNPKRIDAEFLDQFAEFKEFKSLRHEKTEVELPTTNDTPEEVLESAFLSLRQNLASDILQQIKSCQPRQFERMVVQLLVAMGYGGTLKDAGKAVGKSGDEGIDGIIKEDRLGLDIIYIQAKRWEGTVSRPEIQKFAGALQGQRARKGIFITTSEFSKEAQEYVAKIESKIVLIDGQQFAQFMIDHNLGVTPVANYEIKRIDSDYFTEE